From the genome of Fundulus heteroclitus isolate FHET01 chromosome 9, MU-UCD_Fhet_4.1, whole genome shotgun sequence, one region includes:
- the rfx2 gene encoding DNA-binding protein RFX2 isoform X3 has protein sequence MQNSEAASDTPTGVTTLRTSSSAQAPVVQPVPASQQRVLVQTTGSAQKGGQVSVSRVPQQQVQHVYPSQVQYVGESGEAVYTNGTIRTAYSYNPDSQLYGQGSGGPYFDSQAGGTHVTTVVSSASSGVPPHGMVGIAMDVGSSHIISGGSTYLLHSGGMEGNRNHISHSSRSSSAMLEMAIENLQKSEGIASHKSSLLNSHLQWLLDNYETAEGVSLPRCSLYNHYLRHCQEQKLDPVNAASFGKLIRSVFMGLRTRRLGTRGNSKYHYYGIRVKPDSPLNRLQEDTQYMAMRQQPVHQKQRFKPLQKVDSMSDSLCGSSQHCSGTPEQSVAAQSQQHQQYIDTSHSLPPFPSPDLGTQPLPERMGMSDIKKLQTLYRGHCEATLDVVMNLHFHYVENLWQTFWNSTPPPSDGSTAIPTSDDDLERVIPREKLVALCKYEPIRLWMRSCDHILYQALVEILIPDVLRPVPSTLTQAIRNFAKSLEGWLTTAMTSFPQEIIRTKVAVVSAFAQTLRRYTSLNHLAQAARAVLQNTSQINQMLSDLNRVDFANVQEQASWVCQCDESVVQRLEQDFKVTLQQQSSLDQWATWLDNVVSQVLKPHQGSPSFPKAARQFLLKWSFYSSMVIRDLTLRSAASFGSFHLIRLLYDEYMFYLVEHRVAQATGETPIAVMGEFSDLSSMMPSLMEKGKFSADASFSDEMSNLGSDADASGGPAEPAVKRERIEISHPLQEILFLTTLPLA, from the exons ATGCAGAACTCAGAGGCAGCGTCAGACACCCCCACTGGTGTGACAACACTGCGGACTTCATCCTCGGCCCAGGCTCCTGTGGTGCAGCCTGTGCCAGCCTCCCAGCAG AGGGTGCTGGTTCAAACCACAGGCTCAGCTCAGAAAGGAGGACAAGTATCAGTATCCAGGGTCCCCCAGCAG CAGGTGCAACATGTCTACCCATCCCAAGTACAATATGTAGGAGAAAGTGGGGAAGCTGTTTATACCAATGGAACTAT CCGCACCGCCTACTCCTACAACCCCGACTCCCAGCTGTACGGACAGGGCAGCGGGGGGCCCTACTTTGACTCCCAGGCCGGCGGCACCCACGTCACCACGGTGGTCTCCTCCGCCAGCAGCGGCGTGCCCCCCCACGGCATGGTGGGCATCGCCATGGACGTGGGCAGCAGCCACATCATCTCCGGTGGCAGCACCTACCTGCTGCACAGCGGCGGCATGGAGGGGAACCGCAACCACATCTCCCACTCATCCCGCTCCTCCTCAGCCATG CTTGAAATGGCGATTGAAAACCTCCAAAAGTCTGAAGGAATTGCCAGTCACAAAAGCAGCCTGCTCAACAGCCAT CTGCAGTGGCTGCTGGACAACTACGAGACGGCGGAGGGGGTGAGCCTGCCCCGGTGTTCCCTCTACAACCATTACCTAAGGCACTGTCAGGAGCAGAAGCTGGATCCAGTCAACGCTGCGTCCTTCGGCAAACTCATCCGCTCGGTCTTTATGGGCCTCAGGACGCGGCGCCTCGGCACCAG aggCAACTCCAAGTATCATTACTATGGCATCCGGGTGAAGCCAGACTCTCCGCTGAACCGGCTGCAGGAGGACACCCAGTACATGGCGATGAGGCAGCAGCCCGTCCACCAGAAGCAGAG gtttaaGCCTCTCCAGAAGGTGGACAGCATGTCTGACAGCCTGTGTGGAAGCTCTCAGCACTGCAGCGGCACCCCGGAGCAGTCGGTGGCTGCTCAGAGCCAACAGCACCAGCAGTATATCG ACACGTCTCACTCCTTACCTCCGTTTCCGTCTCCGGACCTGGGCACGCAGCCTCTCCCTGAGCGCATGGGCATGAGCGACATTAAGAAGCTGCAAACACTCTACAGAGGCCACTGTGAG GCTACTCTGGATGTGGTGATGAATCTCCATTTCCACTATGTGGAGAATCTCTGGCAGACCTTTTGGAATTCAACACCGCCACCTAGTGACGGGAGCACGGCCATCCCCACCAG TGACGACGACCTGGAACGCGTGATTCCCAGGGAGAAGCTGGTGGCTCTGTGTAAATATGAACCAATCAGACTCTGGATGAGGAGCTGTGACCACATCCTGTACCAGGCCCTGGTGGAGATCCTCATCCCCGACGTCCTGCGTCCCGTTCCTA GCACTCTCACCCAGGCCATCAGAAACTTTGCCAAGAGTCTGGAGGGTTGGCTGACGACCGCCATGACCAGCTTCCCACAAGAGATCATTCGCACCAAG GTGGCCGTGGTCAGCGCCTTCGCTCAGACTCTGAGGCGATACACCAGCCTGAACCACCTGGCCCAGGCAGCCCGCGCCGTTCTGCAGAACACCTCCCAGATCAACCAGATGCTGTCCGACCTCAACAGGGTGGACTTCGCCAACGTGCAG GAGCAGGCGTCGTGGGTCTGCCAGTGCGATGAAAGCGTGGTGCAGCGTCTGGAGCAAGACTTCAAGGTGaccctgcagcagcagagctctCTGGACCAGTGGGCCACCTGGCTGGACAACGTGGTCTCTCAGGTCCTCAAGCCTCACCAGGGGAGCCCCAGTTTCCCCAAAGCCGCCCGCCAGTTCCTGCTCAAGTGGTCCTTCTACAG CTCCATGGTGATCAGAGATCTGACTCTGCGCAGCGCCGCCAGCTTCGGCTCCTTCCACCTGATCCGCCTGCTCTACGACGAGTACATGTTCTACCTGGTGGAGCACCGCGTGGCCCAGGCCACCGGAGAGACTCCCATAGCTGTGATGGGCGAG TTCAGCGACCTGAGCTCCATGATGCCGTCCCTCATGGAGAAGGGTAAGTTTTCAG CAGACGCCTCCTTCTCAGATGAGATGAGCAACCTGGGCAGCGACGCCGACGCGTCCGGCGGCCCGGCAGAACCGGCCGTGAAGAGGGAGCGCATCGAAATAAGCCACCCTCTGCAGGAAAT CCTGTTCCTGACTACGCTTCCGCTAGCCTGA
- the rfx2 gene encoding DNA-binding protein RFX2 isoform X2 codes for MCDLTSSMQNSEAASDTPTGVTTLRTSSSAQAPVVQPVPASQQRVLVQTTGSAQKGGQVSVSRVPQQQVQHVYPSQVQYVGESGEAVYTNGTIRTAYSYNPDSQLYGQGSGGPYFDSQAGGTHVTTVVSSASSGVPPHGMVGIAMDVGSSHIISGGSTYLLHSGGMEGNRNHISHSSRSSSAMLEMAIENLQKSEGIASHKSSLLNSHLQWLLDNYETAEGVSLPRCSLYNHYLRHCQEQKLDPVNAASFGKLIRSVFMGLRTRRLGTRGNSKYHYYGIRVKPDSPLNRLQEDTQYMAMRQQPVHQKQRFKPLQKVDSMSDSLCGSSQHCSGTPEQSVAAQSQQHQQYIDTSHSLPPFPSPDLGTQPLPERMGMSDIKKLQTLYRGHCEATLDVVMNLHFHYVENLWQTFWNSTPPPSDGSTAIPTSDDDLERVIPREKLVALCKYEPIRLWMRSCDHILYQALVEILIPDVLRPVPSTLTQAIRNFAKSLEGWLTTAMTSFPQEIIRTKVAVVSAFAQTLRRYTSLNHLAQAARAVLQNTSQINQMLSDLNRVDFANVQEQASWVCQCDESVVQRLEQDFKVTLQQQSSLDQWATWLDNVVSQVLKPHQGSPSFPKAARQFLLKWSFYSSMVIRDLTLRSAASFGSFHLIRLLYDEYMFYLVEHRVAQATGETPIAVMGEFSDLSSMMPSLMEKDASFSDEMSNLGSDADASGGPAEPAVKRERIEISHPLQEILFLTTLPLA; via the exons ATGTGTGACTTGACTTCCAG CATGCAGAACTCAGAGGCAGCGTCAGACACCCCCACTGGTGTGACAACACTGCGGACTTCATCCTCGGCCCAGGCTCCTGTGGTGCAGCCTGTGCCAGCCTCCCAGCAG AGGGTGCTGGTTCAAACCACAGGCTCAGCTCAGAAAGGAGGACAAGTATCAGTATCCAGGGTCCCCCAGCAG CAGGTGCAACATGTCTACCCATCCCAAGTACAATATGTAGGAGAAAGTGGGGAAGCTGTTTATACCAATGGAACTAT CCGCACCGCCTACTCCTACAACCCCGACTCCCAGCTGTACGGACAGGGCAGCGGGGGGCCCTACTTTGACTCCCAGGCCGGCGGCACCCACGTCACCACGGTGGTCTCCTCCGCCAGCAGCGGCGTGCCCCCCCACGGCATGGTGGGCATCGCCATGGACGTGGGCAGCAGCCACATCATCTCCGGTGGCAGCACCTACCTGCTGCACAGCGGCGGCATGGAGGGGAACCGCAACCACATCTCCCACTCATCCCGCTCCTCCTCAGCCATG CTTGAAATGGCGATTGAAAACCTCCAAAAGTCTGAAGGAATTGCCAGTCACAAAAGCAGCCTGCTCAACAGCCAT CTGCAGTGGCTGCTGGACAACTACGAGACGGCGGAGGGGGTGAGCCTGCCCCGGTGTTCCCTCTACAACCATTACCTAAGGCACTGTCAGGAGCAGAAGCTGGATCCAGTCAACGCTGCGTCCTTCGGCAAACTCATCCGCTCGGTCTTTATGGGCCTCAGGACGCGGCGCCTCGGCACCAG aggCAACTCCAAGTATCATTACTATGGCATCCGGGTGAAGCCAGACTCTCCGCTGAACCGGCTGCAGGAGGACACCCAGTACATGGCGATGAGGCAGCAGCCCGTCCACCAGAAGCAGAG gtttaaGCCTCTCCAGAAGGTGGACAGCATGTCTGACAGCCTGTGTGGAAGCTCTCAGCACTGCAGCGGCACCCCGGAGCAGTCGGTGGCTGCTCAGAGCCAACAGCACCAGCAGTATATCG ACACGTCTCACTCCTTACCTCCGTTTCCGTCTCCGGACCTGGGCACGCAGCCTCTCCCTGAGCGCATGGGCATGAGCGACATTAAGAAGCTGCAAACACTCTACAGAGGCCACTGTGAG GCTACTCTGGATGTGGTGATGAATCTCCATTTCCACTATGTGGAGAATCTCTGGCAGACCTTTTGGAATTCAACACCGCCACCTAGTGACGGGAGCACGGCCATCCCCACCAG TGACGACGACCTGGAACGCGTGATTCCCAGGGAGAAGCTGGTGGCTCTGTGTAAATATGAACCAATCAGACTCTGGATGAGGAGCTGTGACCACATCCTGTACCAGGCCCTGGTGGAGATCCTCATCCCCGACGTCCTGCGTCCCGTTCCTA GCACTCTCACCCAGGCCATCAGAAACTTTGCCAAGAGTCTGGAGGGTTGGCTGACGACCGCCATGACCAGCTTCCCACAAGAGATCATTCGCACCAAG GTGGCCGTGGTCAGCGCCTTCGCTCAGACTCTGAGGCGATACACCAGCCTGAACCACCTGGCCCAGGCAGCCCGCGCCGTTCTGCAGAACACCTCCCAGATCAACCAGATGCTGTCCGACCTCAACAGGGTGGACTTCGCCAACGTGCAG GAGCAGGCGTCGTGGGTCTGCCAGTGCGATGAAAGCGTGGTGCAGCGTCTGGAGCAAGACTTCAAGGTGaccctgcagcagcagagctctCTGGACCAGTGGGCCACCTGGCTGGACAACGTGGTCTCTCAGGTCCTCAAGCCTCACCAGGGGAGCCCCAGTTTCCCCAAAGCCGCCCGCCAGTTCCTGCTCAAGTGGTCCTTCTACAG CTCCATGGTGATCAGAGATCTGACTCTGCGCAGCGCCGCCAGCTTCGGCTCCTTCCACCTGATCCGCCTGCTCTACGACGAGTACATGTTCTACCTGGTGGAGCACCGCGTGGCCCAGGCCACCGGAGAGACTCCCATAGCTGTGATGGGCGAG TTCAGCGACCTGAGCTCCATGATGCCGTCCCTCATGGAGAAGG ACGCCTCCTTCTCAGATGAGATGAGCAACCTGGGCAGCGACGCCGACGCGTCCGGCGGCCCGGCAGAACCGGCCGTGAAGAGGGAGCGCATCGAAATAAGCCACCCTCTGCAGGAAAT CCTGTTCCTGACTACGCTTCCGCTAGCCTGA
- the rfx2 gene encoding DNA-binding protein RFX2 isoform X1 produces the protein MCDLTSSMQNSEAASDTPTGVTTLRTSSSAQAPVVQPVPASQQRVLVQTTGSAQKGGQVSVSRVPQQQVQHVYPSQVQYVGESGEAVYTNGTIRTAYSYNPDSQLYGQGSGGPYFDSQAGGTHVTTVVSSASSGVPPHGMVGIAMDVGSSHIISGGSTYLLHSGGMEGNRNHISHSSRSSSAMLEMAIENLQKSEGIASHKSSLLNSHLQWLLDNYETAEGVSLPRCSLYNHYLRHCQEQKLDPVNAASFGKLIRSVFMGLRTRRLGTRGNSKYHYYGIRVKPDSPLNRLQEDTQYMAMRQQPVHQKQRFKPLQKVDSMSDSLCGSSQHCSGTPEQSVAAQSQQHQQYIDTSHSLPPFPSPDLGTQPLPERMGMSDIKKLQTLYRGHCEATLDVVMNLHFHYVENLWQTFWNSTPPPSDGSTAIPTSDDDLERVIPREKLVALCKYEPIRLWMRSCDHILYQALVEILIPDVLRPVPSTLTQAIRNFAKSLEGWLTTAMTSFPQEIIRTKVAVVSAFAQTLRRYTSLNHLAQAARAVLQNTSQINQMLSDLNRVDFANVQEQASWVCQCDESVVQRLEQDFKVTLQQQSSLDQWATWLDNVVSQVLKPHQGSPSFPKAARQFLLKWSFYSSMVIRDLTLRSAASFGSFHLIRLLYDEYMFYLVEHRVAQATGETPIAVMGEFSDLSSMMPSLMEKADASFSDEMSNLGSDADASGGPAEPAVKRERIEISHPLQEILFLTTLPLA, from the exons ATGTGTGACTTGACTTCCAG CATGCAGAACTCAGAGGCAGCGTCAGACACCCCCACTGGTGTGACAACACTGCGGACTTCATCCTCGGCCCAGGCTCCTGTGGTGCAGCCTGTGCCAGCCTCCCAGCAG AGGGTGCTGGTTCAAACCACAGGCTCAGCTCAGAAAGGAGGACAAGTATCAGTATCCAGGGTCCCCCAGCAG CAGGTGCAACATGTCTACCCATCCCAAGTACAATATGTAGGAGAAAGTGGGGAAGCTGTTTATACCAATGGAACTAT CCGCACCGCCTACTCCTACAACCCCGACTCCCAGCTGTACGGACAGGGCAGCGGGGGGCCCTACTTTGACTCCCAGGCCGGCGGCACCCACGTCACCACGGTGGTCTCCTCCGCCAGCAGCGGCGTGCCCCCCCACGGCATGGTGGGCATCGCCATGGACGTGGGCAGCAGCCACATCATCTCCGGTGGCAGCACCTACCTGCTGCACAGCGGCGGCATGGAGGGGAACCGCAACCACATCTCCCACTCATCCCGCTCCTCCTCAGCCATG CTTGAAATGGCGATTGAAAACCTCCAAAAGTCTGAAGGAATTGCCAGTCACAAAAGCAGCCTGCTCAACAGCCAT CTGCAGTGGCTGCTGGACAACTACGAGACGGCGGAGGGGGTGAGCCTGCCCCGGTGTTCCCTCTACAACCATTACCTAAGGCACTGTCAGGAGCAGAAGCTGGATCCAGTCAACGCTGCGTCCTTCGGCAAACTCATCCGCTCGGTCTTTATGGGCCTCAGGACGCGGCGCCTCGGCACCAG aggCAACTCCAAGTATCATTACTATGGCATCCGGGTGAAGCCAGACTCTCCGCTGAACCGGCTGCAGGAGGACACCCAGTACATGGCGATGAGGCAGCAGCCCGTCCACCAGAAGCAGAG gtttaaGCCTCTCCAGAAGGTGGACAGCATGTCTGACAGCCTGTGTGGAAGCTCTCAGCACTGCAGCGGCACCCCGGAGCAGTCGGTGGCTGCTCAGAGCCAACAGCACCAGCAGTATATCG ACACGTCTCACTCCTTACCTCCGTTTCCGTCTCCGGACCTGGGCACGCAGCCTCTCCCTGAGCGCATGGGCATGAGCGACATTAAGAAGCTGCAAACACTCTACAGAGGCCACTGTGAG GCTACTCTGGATGTGGTGATGAATCTCCATTTCCACTATGTGGAGAATCTCTGGCAGACCTTTTGGAATTCAACACCGCCACCTAGTGACGGGAGCACGGCCATCCCCACCAG TGACGACGACCTGGAACGCGTGATTCCCAGGGAGAAGCTGGTGGCTCTGTGTAAATATGAACCAATCAGACTCTGGATGAGGAGCTGTGACCACATCCTGTACCAGGCCCTGGTGGAGATCCTCATCCCCGACGTCCTGCGTCCCGTTCCTA GCACTCTCACCCAGGCCATCAGAAACTTTGCCAAGAGTCTGGAGGGTTGGCTGACGACCGCCATGACCAGCTTCCCACAAGAGATCATTCGCACCAAG GTGGCCGTGGTCAGCGCCTTCGCTCAGACTCTGAGGCGATACACCAGCCTGAACCACCTGGCCCAGGCAGCCCGCGCCGTTCTGCAGAACACCTCCCAGATCAACCAGATGCTGTCCGACCTCAACAGGGTGGACTTCGCCAACGTGCAG GAGCAGGCGTCGTGGGTCTGCCAGTGCGATGAAAGCGTGGTGCAGCGTCTGGAGCAAGACTTCAAGGTGaccctgcagcagcagagctctCTGGACCAGTGGGCCACCTGGCTGGACAACGTGGTCTCTCAGGTCCTCAAGCCTCACCAGGGGAGCCCCAGTTTCCCCAAAGCCGCCCGCCAGTTCCTGCTCAAGTGGTCCTTCTACAG CTCCATGGTGATCAGAGATCTGACTCTGCGCAGCGCCGCCAGCTTCGGCTCCTTCCACCTGATCCGCCTGCTCTACGACGAGTACATGTTCTACCTGGTGGAGCACCGCGTGGCCCAGGCCACCGGAGAGACTCCCATAGCTGTGATGGGCGAG TTCAGCGACCTGAGCTCCATGATGCCGTCCCTCATGGAGAAGG CAGACGCCTCCTTCTCAGATGAGATGAGCAACCTGGGCAGCGACGCCGACGCGTCCGGCGGCCCGGCAGAACCGGCCGTGAAGAGGGAGCGCATCGAAATAAGCCACCCTCTGCAGGAAAT CCTGTTCCTGACTACGCTTCCGCTAGCCTGA